Proteins found in one Mustela lutreola isolate mMusLut2 chromosome 10, mMusLut2.pri, whole genome shotgun sequence genomic segment:
- the LEPROT gene encoding leptin receptor gene-related protein, with amino-acid sequence MAGVKALVALSFSGAIGLTFLMLGCALEDYGVYWPLFVLIFHVISPIPHFIAKRATYDSDATSSACRELAYFFTTGIVVSAFGFPVILARVSVIKWGACGLVLAGNAVIFLTIQGFFLVFGRGDDFSWEQW; translated from the exons ATGGCGGGCGTTAAAG CTCTCGTGGCACTGTCCTTCAGTGGGGCCATTGGGCTGACTTTTCTCATGCTGGGATGTGCCTTAGAGGATTATGG CGTTTACTGGCCCTTGTTTGTCCTGATATTTCACGTCATCTCTCCCATCCCCCATTTCATTGCCAAAAGAGCAACTTATGACTCCGACGCCACAAGTAGTGCCTGCCGGGAACTGGCATATTTTTTTACTACTGGAATTGttgtctctgcctttggatttccTGTTATTCTTGCCCGTGTGTCTGTG ATCAAATGGGGAGCCTGTGGCCTTGTGCTGGCAGGCAATGCAGTCATTTTCCTTACAATTCAAggttttttccttgtatttggaAGAGGAGATGATTTTAGCTGGGAACAGTGGTAG